The Apium graveolens cultivar Ventura chromosome 10, ASM990537v1, whole genome shotgun sequence nucleotide sequence CGTTCCCGATCAGAAAAGGAAGAAGCTGGATGATAAAGGCAAGAAATGCATctttaccggatatgacaaaagaAGCAAGGCATACAGGCTCTATAATCCACTAACGAAGAATTTAATtatttctcgagatgttgagttcgATGAATCAGATTATTGGAGATGGAGCGAGGAAGAAAGAAAAGTTGTCGGCTTATTCTTTAATGGTGATGATGATGACGGTGACAACCCCAATAATGAAGATGACGGGGATGATGATCAAACTCCTCCACCAAGTCCAAATCAACAAACTCCTGGATCGACACCATCCACCAGAGGAAGCAGTAGTTCGGGGGGAGCACCACGAAAGATGCGGAGTCTGGATAGTATCTATGAAGCAACAAGTCCGGTACAAACATCCTTTgattattctttattttgtttaatggctgaATGTGATCCAGTTATATTTGAAAAGgcttctgaagaaagcaaatggaataaagccatggatgaagaaattggtGCAATTAAGAAGAATGATACTTGGGAGCTCACGGATCTTCCAGAAGGACACAAGGAAATTGGTGTCAAGTGGGTCTATAAAACCAAGACGAATCAAGATGGAGAAGTGGAGAAATACAAGGCAAAGTTGGTGGCTAAAGGCTACAAGCAGCGAtatggcattgactatgatgaaatgTTTGCTCCAGTTGCACGAGTTGACACCATCAGACATCTTATAGCAATTGCAGCTCAGAACCAGTGGAAAatatttcagatggatgtcaagtcAGCATTTCTCAACGGttatcttgaagaagaagtctatacTGAGCAGCCTCCCGGATATGTTCAGAAAGGCCGGGAAAACAAAGTCTACAGACTGAAGAAAGCCTTATATAGTTTGAAGCAAGCTCCGAGAGCATGGAATACAAGGGTTGATGAATATTTTCAGAGAAATAATTTCGTGAAGAGTCCATAATAGCATGCCCTCTATTCGAagacaaattcagggggagatatTTTGATCGTGTGCTTGTACGTGGATGACATCATCTTTACAGGAAACAACCCTGgtatgtttgatgattttaagaaagttatgactaacgaatttgagataacagatattggtcaaatgtcatactttcttggagtcgaggtGAAGCAAAACAAAGACGAGATTTTTATGTCGCAGAAAAAATATGCGGAGTAGATTTTAAAGAAGTTCAGAATGGAGGAATGCAAGCCAATAAGCACGCCAGCAGAACCGAGCATAAAGCTCAGAGTTGATTCAACATGGGAGTCGGTAAATCCGAAATTGTTCAAAAGTTTGGTTAGAAGTCCGAGGTACCTAACTTTTACTCGTCCAAATATTATGTATGCAGTTGGATTGGTTAGTAGGTACATGGAGAAATCGAAGCAAGATCACTTCATGGCAGTTAAAAGAATTTTGAGATACATTAAAGGTACACTTGGTCATGGATTATTTTATTCTCATTCTCAAAATGTAAAattaattggctactcagatagTGATTATGGTGGTGAATTGGATGACGGGAAAAGCACTTCGGGATATGCATTTGATATCGGTTCCGCGATATTTTCATGGTCATCAAAGAAGCAACAACCGGTTTCTCTCTCAACATGTGAGGCAGAGTATATTGCAGCAGCAGCGTGCGCCTGTCAAGCTATGTGGTTAGGCTATGTTTTGGGCGAGTTAAATCTTATCAAGGAAGAACCGGTTACTATTTTTGTGGACAATAAATCCGCTATTTCACTAGAAAAAAATCCAGTGTCACACAGTCGGAGCAAGCACATCAATATTAAATATCATATTATTCGAGAATAGGTGAACGATAAAATCGTTGAGCTGGTACACTGCCGGACGGAAAAAAATTTAGCAGATATATTTACGAAACCGTTGAAGCCGGAGATATTTCATAAAATGAAGATGAAAATCGGAATGCAAAATTgagtttgagggggagtgttagaatttCAAACTCTCTAGAAGTAATAATAATATCTATTGTTGTTACTTCAAAGGTTATCCATCTACATGTTGCATCGAAAATAAGAGTATCAGCACTAAGGTCAAACAATAACTATACAAACTGTGGGTGAATGTTTAACAAGAATAAAGCTAAGTTTAATAGTCAATAAAAGCTGCATGTGAAGACCAGGAAGAATGGAAAATGTACAGTAGTTGTGCATGGAAAAAGAAAACCTCTGGAAAGCTTTAAAGAAGACGGCTAACAACTGTTTGAGGTGTAAAGGTCAAGGATAATACCTTAAAATATGGTAGGCTATTAATATGCATCAGGCTAAAATATGTGAGGTATGCAATGAAGTAATACAACACATCTGAAGCCTATAAATAGGTTGATAGTTCACAGATATAAACAAGACACATGAGTAAGGAAAAAAAAGAGAGAAGGAAAAAGGAGCTATAGCTCAGTTAAAAAAATAAAAGGTCGTAGCCTTAGCCTGTGACAAAGAAAAGATGTATGTAATTTCTTTGTTtgtaatattataaataaaacaCCTGGCTGCTATTAcgtattaatatatttatatactaTATTTTGAGTTGAAATCGAAAATAATTATATAAGCCCCTTACGTTTCCAACATTTTTGACGGAAAGGATGTCTTGTCTGCCAGAAAATTCCCCACGAACCTTGGAACATCACCAACATAACCAAGATATGGAGTTGAAGATGGTTCCTCCAAGATGACGCCAACATAATGGCTGGGGAAAGAACTAGTGGGTAAAATATACTGCTTCACCAGATCACATGATAATCCAGGCTCACATGATAATAAGCAACCCAATAGTTCTTCAACTAAAGACGTATTCACTGTGACAGAATTGAGAGCTGAAGGACTCAATTCCTCGTTATCGCTGGCAAGTATGTACAGTGATCGTGCAACAATGGAAGCAGTTGCAACTATGGCTGTAACAAGATAAAACTGTAAATGAGAAAAAGAAAAGGTGATTATTTTGCAACGCATCAAAGTGATAAACCCAGAAAAAAACAGTATTTATGTCAACTTACTAAGATCATAAAGATGATTGTGATAGAATTTGTTAGTAAGTTGAATGGCGTCGTTCCTCCACGTGGCTGACTCCATCCTTTTTTTAATTCAATTGATgataattttaataataaaataataaacttaTGACAGATAATATTTTCCATCGTAAATAATTACGACGCAAAAATATTTCCTTCGTAAGTTAGGCGCACATTTATTTCCGTCATAAGTTGGCCGTCGTAAATGGTCGAATTTGTTGTAGTGAATGTAGATTCGAATATAAAGCATATGCATAGTATAATTAATCTAAAACACAATTATCTCACTAGTCAAAGAAAGAAAATTTTAACATGTATGACATTTACTAATTCAGGAATTGAATCAAAAGGGTCATACACATACTCGCATAAGAATAATCAAAAAAGAGAATTTGGGAGTTTACCTGTTAGCCTGTTCGCCGAGTTTCTACACAACTAATTCACAATTTAGAGGGGGTTCTTATAAAGGCATATAATAAAACCCTAATATTTTTAATAAGGTATTTTAAAACTTGGTCCTAAAACTTCAACAACTCTTTCGGTAATTGCAAAAATAAATTATTCTATACACAcaaatttcaaaattaaaatgatatcgattttctaaaatattctttCACTTTTTTACAATTAACAAATCCTATCTCAAATCAAATAACTTGTACAAAAAAATTTCAGAGTATTCTAAATAAATTTTTTATGTATTATTATCTAAATAAAGAAATATTTAATACTCATAAAAAAATCACGGATTGTACAGATAAGACAAGCTATCGAGACTTTAAAATGGATGTACATGCAGGTTGGTGACCAGTTTTACATATATTTGGACTATGTTCACCCTGGTTCAATAATTAACCCTGGTTCAATAGTTAAAtatactagcataataacccgtgcaaggcacaattcattttttagatttttttgtATATCATACAATTATATTAGTAATATTTTGATTGTTTTCTTATTGGTAAATATTGTGCAACATCTAAGGTATATCAAATACAAGTCTAGTGTTTATCAATGTGTATGATTTTCATGTAAGATATTAACAACACacacaaaatttttaaaatagcTCATTAATCAAATTACATACTTTCTTGTTTGTGTCGTGTAATTTATATTTACTGAATGAATACAAGATGGGTAGTCAGTATACGTTAAAAAAAAGATTTAAAGTTAATCCATAGAATGTTGTCAGTATTGTTCATAAAAGGTAAACTAACACATATCTTTAATGCAGAGTCTAAGTATTTTTTTTGAGTTTTGATTAATAAAACCCTCAGTAATTAGCTATTTTATTATTTAAGTCAATTCTAAATTAAAACTACATTGCGTAATTTAAAAGGATTAGTAATGCAttacttgtaacacccccagatccggggtcggaaatccgggtcgtcacggtgtttctttccataattatcacttaactcaattaaaataaataacctcatgttgtgaccccacaataacacacaccacaatacgttatagtctcaaagatgaaattaaaataagtacaagtccttgaatccataagttaaaagttattacaacccaaaatgattacttaataagtttacagttaattgccattatccgacacaagttataattatacataattgattctcaaaaggtgAATGCCTggtctacagatagatctacctctgcagctatagcatcTATGATATCAACGAGAAGACACGGGACGCTTCCCATGCTCTTGCGCTGGGCTAgtttgagtctggccatccttcctaactgttattgtgtgataaagaaatgaagaaagagtgagcattacagcttgcaagataatatatagtttaatcaataatgcaagtatctaaatcgataacttactggaatctttatcaagtgtaagataattattgatataagcttaaagggagatgaagttaccaaatacttcactatacttatatcattttagaaaactacttgaactattATTGTTCAAattataataagttttcaaagattcatcacgtagatgagacttcaacataagacttgaatagattcaatctttgtaATAGCAGTTGAAAGAATgtagttacgagatacttcactagtcccaatatatatatatatatacctctATATATATACATCTCATACACTCTTCTTCTATGAAAGGTTTAAgcagagttgtcattcccaagaattttggaaagaagaaactttggtataaacctgatatcttgatgatcaggcaaagataccaattaagtcgCCTTTTCTACtcgtagatggatgaattccccactggtcatcaccctggccgcattaggaccttatgctggactgccactcagccacttacgcattgatggactcccactgagccactttcattttcatggacccccactgagcccatgttgcttatgccgacgcatttcgattgggcttacttcccggatattgggcaagtaatcaaactcttttatcaagttagCAACTTTGTTGTTCCAAAAAaataccacagagccggatcccttaggttttgagcgagtatttaaatccctttcgaaagaaagatcttaaatctgaaaatgagttttgggatccgctctaacttttaaaatcattttgaagactcgaaaacattttaaataatgtttagagtaatgatgatttaataaaaaaaatcattcccgatatgctagaaaatatctgaatattattatttaaataatattcccataaggataatctttataaaaataattgaagtagaagttttaaaactcatgcttgaaatgaataataaataacaaaaatgtatacttatacgaaagtacgatctttatttgaataataaaaaataagtttgattattattcaaaactatcgaatataccttatccgagtaatagttataaaaaactatatatatatatataaatatatatacatattatactcgggaacatcgactcccgatttagaaaaatgttcaccttcgggtcccctatactatgggtatacgcaactactgcttatctctagcataggtattatgcagcttataagcatttgaattgataatagaatatcaagattacgaaataggcatgcatatatatcatatcaacatgctccaatatatcgcaagatttgctaataacaatcatgcacttatcacaagataatgcatatacacatatacatcacaacaacagtataataggtagaaaactttcctgagcgactgggggtggtaaaaggcctggggcgagtctggtaacctataaaaaacatataagttggaattaaaccacggtctcttaagaaactagactttaaccaattggaccctaatgttcgcttttgcacttaacgattcacataagtcactcgagtaccctcggctccaccatttttataaaattacccGAATAActttttaaggcgactctttcgcgaatactcaaccaactgaccaattaatcttacataattgttttgtattccaattagtcatttaaggg carries:
- the LOC141689580 gene encoding secreted RxLR effector protein 161-like, coding for MEECKPISTPAEPSIKLRVDSTWESVNPKLFKSLVRSPRYLTFTRPNIMYAVGLVSRYMEKSKQDHFMAVKRILRYIKGTLGHGLFYSHSQNVKLIGYSDSDYGGELDDGKSTSGYAFDIGSAIFSWSSKKQQPVSLSTCEAEYIAAAACACQAMWLGYVLGELNLIKEEPVTIFVDNKSAISLEKNPVSHSRSKHINIKYHIIRE